Part of the Flagellimonas eckloniae genome, ATGGGAAAAAGAAATTGTGGTAGAAGAGGGAACTGCAGCAAACATTTCAAGAAAGGTTGAGTTGCGTGATGGAAAACCGGGAAATACTGTTTTTGCAAAAATTACCATTCATTCCGATAGACCCCAGACAAAACTATTTGATTTTGGATATTCCGATAGGGTTATGGCCATTTTAAACGGTCAGCCCATTTATAAAGGCACCAACAACTTCCGATCTAGGGACTATCGGTATTTGGGAACCATAGGTCTGTTCGATGCAATTTATCTTGACCTAAAAAAAGGAAAAAACACACTTCTCATGGCGGTCTCTGAAGATTTTGGAGGATGGCTTATTACCGGAAAATTTCAGGATAACTCGGGTATAAAAATCAAATAAGTGAAATGGTTTTTATCTGATGTAGTAGACTTGAACATAATCCAGAAATGTATAGTATAGCTATATAGAAAAGTTAAAGTATAGGCGATTTAAAACAACTTTGTGTAACTTAAGGTCAACGATAAATCTATGTGCTATGAGAAAGTTGTTCCAATTTAGTTTTTTGCTGTTACTTGGATTGATTTTAGGCTGTTCCTCAACATTCAAAACGAATTATAACGCAGCAAAAAAGGAAGCCTTGGATACTATGGTGGCAGAAAGGACCTTTGAGATTGTGTCGCGTTCCGCATTGCCTTTGGCTACAAATAGCTTAAACAGTATCTCCAATGCAGGTTTGTTGCCGTTAGGTAGTACAGGAAACCGGGTTGATTTAACTACCACCCCCAATTATTTACGAATTATTGGAGATAGTTTAGATGTTTTTCTTCCCTATTTTGGAGAGCGACAAATGGGAGGGGGGTACAATAACACAAATGTTGGAATAACGTTTAAGGGATTACCCAAGAAATTTGAGATAACCCAAAATGAAAAAACGCAAGGATATACCATGAGTTTTGTAATCAAGAATCAAGGGGAAAGCTACACAG contains:
- a CDS encoding DUF4251 domain-containing protein; translation: MRKLFQFSFLLLLGLILGCSSTFKTNYNAAKKEALDTMVAERTFEIVSRSALPLATNSLNSISNAGLLPLGSTGNRVDLTTTPNYLRIIGDSLDVFLPYFGERQMGGGYNNTNVGITFKGLPKKFEITQNEKTQGYTMSFVIKNQGESYTVTTELFPNHNSSINVISTHRTPIGYNGKISEYSANE